In the Cydia fagiglandana chromosome 5, ilCydFagi1.1, whole genome shotgun sequence genome, one interval contains:
- the LOC134664356 gene encoding uncharacterized protein LOC134664356 isoform X1, which produces MTRSSYRPLVPRSSNNSLDNRETGTTSPPGEPLVRAPVGKPRCPPAISRLRVEKVEGGLAVAGVVVAANCQIVLPIFGFLFMLVGCVLTATSYRVRGENEEQDHYQERIAFTGNSRVLGPVCIVAGALMTIAGIVLCILMRAAQRRQRRLAFHCPIHGDFYPLSPQNSRKYSRNPSGILRGIRSWLGLVEDGESPRCPRSVEPASPARADAPCPPPLPFLVPSDSVVGMASVLGAPLSPEATFGSIKSLAISREVASFPLSRSPTPPPMSCPPFKEEPMIQNNIPNAVTRSDLDCGSPTCNYRVVECKLTTTDEICRAPVHASVHKASDRTRPATVSITIPNEGKG; this is translated from the exons GACAACGTCACCTCCAGGCGAGCCCCTAGTCCGAGCCCCTGTGGGCAAGCCAAGATGTCCGCCCGCCATCTCGAGACTGCGCGTCGAGAAAGTTGAGGGCGGCCTGGCGGTGGCAGGCGTCGTGGTCGCCGCCAACTGCCAAATCGTCCTACCCATATTCGGCTTCCTCTTCATGCTGGTGGGATGCGTGCTTACTG ctACGTCGTATCGTGTCCGTGGGGAGAATGAAGAGCAGGATCATTATCAAGAGCGGATTGCATTTACGGGAAACTCTCGGGTGCTCGGCCCCGTTTGCATAGTCGCCGGTGCACTTATGACAATTGCTG GTATCGTGTTATGCATACTGATGCGTGCCGCACAGCGACGTCAAAGGAGACTGGCATTCCACTGCCCCATTCACGGCGACTTCTATCCCTTGAGCCCACAAAATAGCAGAAAATATTCCCGTAA TCCTAGCGGTATATTGCGTGGTATACGCAGTTGGCTCGGGCTGGTGGAGGACGGTGAATCCCCACGCTGTCCGCGCTCCGTGGAGCCTGCATCGCCCGCCCGCGCTGACGCACCCTGCCCGCCGCCTTTACCTTTCCTTGTGCCATCTGACTCCGTCGT TGGTATGGCGTCAGTTTTAGGAGCTCCGCTAAGCCCTGAAGCAACATTTGGATCTATCAAGTCTCTCGCCATATCCAGAGAAGTGGCAAGCTTCCCTCTTTCACGGTCTCCAACTCCACCCCCTATGAG TTGTCCACCGTTCAAAGAAGAGCCCATGATCCAGAACAACATCCCGAATGCTGTGACTCGCTCGGACTTAGACTGTGGGTCGCCGACGTGTAACTACAGAGTTGTCGAGTGTAAGCTGACGACGACCGACGAGATATGCCGCGCCCCCGTGCATGCCAGCGTCCACAAGGCCTCAGATCGCACCAGACCAGCCACAGTATCCATCACGATACCTAACGAAGGAAAGGGCTAA
- the LOC134664356 gene encoding uncharacterized protein LOC134664356 isoform X3: MTGEVCCNQIWTTSPPGEPLVRAPVGKPRCPPAISRLRVEKVEGGLAVAGVVVAANCQIVLPIFGFLFMLVGCVLTATSYRVRGENEEQDHYQERIAFTGNSRVLGPVCIVAGALMTIAGIVLCILMRAAQRRQRRLAFHCPIHGDFYPLSPQNSRKYSRNPSGILRGIRSWLGLVEDGESPRCPRSVEPASPARADAPCPPPLPFLVPSDSVVGMASVLGAPLSPEATFGSIKSLAISREVASFPLSRSPTPPPMSCPPFKEEPMIQNNIPNAVTRSDLDCGSPTCNYRVVECKLTTTDEICRAPVHASVHKASDRTRPATVSITIPNEGKG, from the exons GACAACGTCACCTCCAGGCGAGCCCCTAGTCCGAGCCCCTGTGGGCAAGCCAAGATGTCCGCCCGCCATCTCGAGACTGCGCGTCGAGAAAGTTGAGGGCGGCCTGGCGGTGGCAGGCGTCGTGGTCGCCGCCAACTGCCAAATCGTCCTACCCATATTCGGCTTCCTCTTCATGCTGGTGGGATGCGTGCTTACTG ctACGTCGTATCGTGTCCGTGGGGAGAATGAAGAGCAGGATCATTATCAAGAGCGGATTGCATTTACGGGAAACTCTCGGGTGCTCGGCCCCGTTTGCATAGTCGCCGGTGCACTTATGACAATTGCTG GTATCGTGTTATGCATACTGATGCGTGCCGCACAGCGACGTCAAAGGAGACTGGCATTCCACTGCCCCATTCACGGCGACTTCTATCCCTTGAGCCCACAAAATAGCAGAAAATATTCCCGTAA TCCTAGCGGTATATTGCGTGGTATACGCAGTTGGCTCGGGCTGGTGGAGGACGGTGAATCCCCACGCTGTCCGCGCTCCGTGGAGCCTGCATCGCCCGCCCGCGCTGACGCACCCTGCCCGCCGCCTTTACCTTTCCTTGTGCCATCTGACTCCGTCGT TGGTATGGCGTCAGTTTTAGGAGCTCCGCTAAGCCCTGAAGCAACATTTGGATCTATCAAGTCTCTCGCCATATCCAGAGAAGTGGCAAGCTTCCCTCTTTCACGGTCTCCAACTCCACCCCCTATGAG TTGTCCACCGTTCAAAGAAGAGCCCATGATCCAGAACAACATCCCGAATGCTGTGACTCGCTCGGACTTAGACTGTGGGTCGCCGACGTGTAACTACAGAGTTGTCGAGTGTAAGCTGACGACGACCGACGAGATATGCCGCGCCCCCGTGCATGCCAGCGTCCACAAGGCCTCAGATCGCACCAGACCAGCCACAGTATCCATCACGATACCTAACGAAGGAAAGGGCTAA
- the LOC134664356 gene encoding uncharacterized protein LOC134664356 isoform X2: MLCLCVHRSSMKGQPVWTTSPPGEPLVRAPVGKPRCPPAISRLRVEKVEGGLAVAGVVVAANCQIVLPIFGFLFMLVGCVLTATSYRVRGENEEQDHYQERIAFTGNSRVLGPVCIVAGALMTIAGIVLCILMRAAQRRQRRLAFHCPIHGDFYPLSPQNSRKYSRNPSGILRGIRSWLGLVEDGESPRCPRSVEPASPARADAPCPPPLPFLVPSDSVVGMASVLGAPLSPEATFGSIKSLAISREVASFPLSRSPTPPPMSCPPFKEEPMIQNNIPNAVTRSDLDCGSPTCNYRVVECKLTTTDEICRAPVHASVHKASDRTRPATVSITIPNEGKG; encoded by the exons GACAACGTCACCTCCAGGCGAGCCCCTAGTCCGAGCCCCTGTGGGCAAGCCAAGATGTCCGCCCGCCATCTCGAGACTGCGCGTCGAGAAAGTTGAGGGCGGCCTGGCGGTGGCAGGCGTCGTGGTCGCCGCCAACTGCCAAATCGTCCTACCCATATTCGGCTTCCTCTTCATGCTGGTGGGATGCGTGCTTACTG ctACGTCGTATCGTGTCCGTGGGGAGAATGAAGAGCAGGATCATTATCAAGAGCGGATTGCATTTACGGGAAACTCTCGGGTGCTCGGCCCCGTTTGCATAGTCGCCGGTGCACTTATGACAATTGCTG GTATCGTGTTATGCATACTGATGCGTGCCGCACAGCGACGTCAAAGGAGACTGGCATTCCACTGCCCCATTCACGGCGACTTCTATCCCTTGAGCCCACAAAATAGCAGAAAATATTCCCGTAA TCCTAGCGGTATATTGCGTGGTATACGCAGTTGGCTCGGGCTGGTGGAGGACGGTGAATCCCCACGCTGTCCGCGCTCCGTGGAGCCTGCATCGCCCGCCCGCGCTGACGCACCCTGCCCGCCGCCTTTACCTTTCCTTGTGCCATCTGACTCCGTCGT TGGTATGGCGTCAGTTTTAGGAGCTCCGCTAAGCCCTGAAGCAACATTTGGATCTATCAAGTCTCTCGCCATATCCAGAGAAGTGGCAAGCTTCCCTCTTTCACGGTCTCCAACTCCACCCCCTATGAG TTGTCCACCGTTCAAAGAAGAGCCCATGATCCAGAACAACATCCCGAATGCTGTGACTCGCTCGGACTTAGACTGTGGGTCGCCGACGTGTAACTACAGAGTTGTCGAGTGTAAGCTGACGACGACCGACGAGATATGCCGCGCCCCCGTGCATGCCAGCGTCCACAAGGCCTCAGATCGCACCAGACCAGCCACAGTATCCATCACGATACCTAACGAAGGAAAGGGCTAA